TGGCTTACTCATCCTGTACCACAACGTGCGCTACACCGAGCCGCGCGTGACCATCACCTCGGACAAGATGTTCTACTACACGCGCGAGGAACGCATCGTCGCCGAGGGGAACGTCAAGGGACGCACCGCTACCGGCACGCGCTTTGAAGGGCCGATGATGGACTACTATCGCGCGAAGCCTGGTATGCGGGTCCACCCATATTGGACTGCGACGGGCCGTCCCTTCGTGCGCATGAGCCCTGAGGAGACCGGCGCCGCGCCGGGCACCAGTGCCGATTCGGTAGACCTCACGGCCAACCGTGTCTACTCGTACAACGACTCCGTCGTCTATGCATCGGGGCGCGTGGTGATCGAACGCAGTGATCTCCGGGCCACCTCGGACTCGGCGTATCTCGACAACGGGCGGGAGTTCGCGCGGCTGTTGCGAGAGCCGGTGGTCGTGGGGAAGGGCGAGCGCTCGTTCACGCTCGTCGGCGTCGAGATTGATATGTACTCGCGCGACCGCAAGATCGAGCGCGTCCTTTCGGGTGGCGAGGCGAAGGTCACTAGCGACTCGCTGGTGCTGACGGCCGACACGCTGGACATGCGCCTCAAGGAGCAGCAGATGGAGCGGGTCTATGCCTGGGGCGGTCGCGCCCTCGCCGATGGCGCCGACCAGGACATCGAGGCGGACTCGATGGATATCCTGATGCCCGGGCAACGGCTCGAGCGTCTACACGCCGTGGGCCGCGCCCTCGCCCTCTCCGACGTGGATACGACCAACATCATCACGGATGAACGTGACTGGATCACTGGCGACACCTTGATTGCGCACTTCGAATCGGTGACGGACTCGCTCACTGCAGCAGCCCGCACCTTGATGCGACAGGTGGTGGCTTTGGGCTCGGCCCGCGCGTTCTATCAGATGGCGCCCAGCGGCGGCGTGCGTGGCAAACCCAACCTGAGCTACAATCGCGGTCGCCAGATCAGCGTGGACTTCACCGACGGCGAGATGGCGCGCGTGCAGGTGTCTGCGGACGCGTCGGGGCTCTTTCTTGAACCGCTGGCGCCGACGCCGCAGGACAGCACGCGCGGGGCGCGCCGGCCGGCGGCCCGACCGGACACCACCGCCTCACCACGGGAGAAGCGCCCGTGAGCGAGTCCCCTGAACTCCGCGCGCTGGTCCTGCGGCTGACCGGCGGCGACCGTTCCGCGGCCATTTGCCTGCGTGCGATGGCCGAGGTGGCCAACGCCGACGGCGACGCGAGCTTCGCCCAGGTCGCGCTCGCCTATCGCACTGACTATCTCGAGACGCTCAAGCAGGAAGGTCGCGACATCCAGACCGAGGCAGGTCGTCTTTCCTCTGACGAGGTGCGGAAGTATCTCGAGCGCACGCTGCTGCCGCGCCTACTGGCCAACGGCGCCATCGAAGGCCTGCCCGAGCCGCTCGAGGACGGCAGCCTGCTGCGGCCGGTCGCCGAGGCGCGTGAAGCCATCGCCGCCGACCGAGCGGGTTGGATGAGCGCGCTGCGCGGTACGGCGGAGCATCCGGCGATTCCCGCGCGGAAGGGCCCCATCGAGGGCGGCAGCGTGCTCGGCGCCGCCGGCCTCATCAAGACCTATAAGAAGCGCAACGTAGTGAACAACGTGGCCCTCGAGCTGCGACAGGGCGAGATCGTCGGCCTGCTCGGCCCCAACGGCGCCGGCAAGACCACCACGTTCTATATGATCGCCGGGCTCATCCCACCCGATGCCGGCAGCATTCTGCTCGACGGGGAGACCATCACGCGCATGCCGATGTACCAACGCGCGCGGCGCGGCATCGGCTACCTCTCGCAGGAGCCGTCGATCTTTCGCAAGCTGTCGGTTGAGGAGAACATCCTCGCCATCCTCGAGACGCTGCCCATCTCCAGGCAGGAGCGGGAGGAGCGACTGGAGAGCCTGCTGGACGAGCTCAGCATCAAGCATCTCCGCCGCAGCAAGGCCTTTGCGCTCTCGGGCGGCGAACGGCGACGGCTGGAGATCACGCGGGCGCTGGTCACGCAGCCCAAGTTCATCATGCTCGACGAGCCCTTCGCGGGCGTCGACCCGATCGCCGTCTCCGACATCCAGGGCATCGTGGCCTCGCTCAAGGACCGTGGCATCGGCGTGCTCATCTCCGACCACAATGTGGAGCAGACGCTGGACATCGTGGACCGCGCCTACATTATGTTCGAGGGGGCGGTAAAGGTGTCCGGCCCGGTGCGGGACCTCGTCTTCGACGACACCGTGTCCGAGGTCTACTTCGGCCCGACCCTCACGGCGCGCTTGCGCGCCAGGTTCTCGGAGGCCGCGTGAAGGGTGGCATGCAGCAGTCCGTCCGGCTTGGTCAGGAGCTCAAGGCCAACCCACGCCTGTACCAGGCGATGGACATGCTGTACATGCCCCTGCTGGACCTCCAACAGCACCTCAAGCAGGAACTGCTGCAGAACCCCTTCCTCGAGATGCTCGAGGAGGATGACGAGGAGATCGTCGAGAGCCCCAGCGCCGAGCTCTCCGAGGCGCAGGTTGACCAGGAGCCTGAGCAGGAAGAATCGCTGCCCAAGGAGGAGCGGGAGGACGACTCCCGCTGGGAGGAAGTCCTGCTCGGCGGCCTCGACAACGGCGGCACGAACGAGCCGGCAGACGATCGCGAGCCCTACGAGCGCGTCACCGTGGACGCCCGCCACCTCGACGACCACCTGCGCGACCAGATCGCCCTGCTGGACCTCTCCGAGCGCGACCGCCTGCTCGCCGAGGAGTTCATCGGCAACATCAACGAGGAAGGCTATCTCGCCGCCTCGTTGGAGGACATCCTCGCGGGCATCAATGCGGTGATCACGAAGGCCGCGGAAGCGACGGGCGAGGCCCGCGAGGTACCGCTGTTCAAGATGGCCGACGCCGAGCGGATGCTGCGCGTGATGCAGGGCCTGGATCCGTCGGGCATCGCCGCGCGCGACCTGCAGGAGTGCCTCACGCTGCAGATCGACGCGGCAGGGCTGACTGGCACGCTGGCCGCGCGGATGGTGCACGACCACTTCTCCGAACTCATTGCCCACAAGTGGGCAGAGATCGCCAAGAAGGCCGGCTGCACGCCCGGAGAGGCGCAGACCGCGGCTGACCTGCTCGCGCGGCTGAACCCCAAGCCTGGCCGTGCCTTCAGCGGCAACGACGGCAACTATGTGGTGCCCGACCTCATCGTCGAGAAGATCGACGGCGAGTACATGGTCTTCACCAACGACCACAACCTTCCGCGGCTGCGGTTGAGCAAGTCGTACCAGGAGATCGCGCGCGACAAGAAGAAATTCGACGCCGAGCACAAGGAGTTCATCACCAGCCGGCTGAGTGCGGCGCAGTGGCTGATCCAAGCCATCGAGCAGCGCCGCCAGACCATGCTCAAGGTGATGCACTTCATCGTGGACCGACAGCGCGACTTCTTCGAGAAGGGCGTGCAGGGCCTGCGTCCGCTGACGCTGCGCGAGGTCGCCGACGCCATCGGCATGCACGAGTCCACGGTCTCGCGCGTGACGAATGAGAAGTTCGCGCAGACGCCGCGCGGTGTGCTGCCGCTCAAGTACTTCTTCTCGTCCGGTTTGAAAAGCACCGACGGCGAGGACGTGTCGGCACGCGGCATCAAGGACACCATCGCCAAACTGGTGGCCGGTGAGGACCCCAAGGATCCGCTGACCGACCAGGCGCTGGCCGAGATCCTCGCCCGCGAAGGCGTGAAGATCGCGCGCCGCACCGTGGCCAAGTATCGCGAGGACCTCGGCATCCTCAAGGCGCAAATGCGCAAACGGCTCTGACCGCTGCGAACCCCCTGATGACTGCGTCCTCCCTCACCGCGCCCCAGCCCACTGCCGCGCCCCGCGTCTCCGTGCTTGTCCCCGCCAAGGACGAGGCCGAGAACCTGCCCGAGTTCCTGCGCCAGTGCGAGGAGATCGTGCGCGCGGCGACCGTGCCCTATGAGGTCGTCGTCGTGGATGACGGCTCGGACGACGCGACCGCGCAGGTCTTGGTCGAGCAGCAGCGGAAGTATCCCTGGCTGCAGGTCGCCACGCATCGCGCCCAGCGTGGCATCGCCGACGCCCTGCGCACGGGCTACCTCAAGGCGCGCGGCGACATCCTGGTGTTCTATCCCGCCGACCTGCAATTCAGGCCCGAGGACATCCCACGGCTCGTGCAGCCCATCCTCGATGGGCAGTCGGACATGGTCACGGGCTACAAGCAGGGCAAGTACGAGAAGGCCTTCGTGTCGGGCATCTACAACGGACTCTCGCGCAGCCTGTTTGACATTCCTGTGCGCGACCTCAACAACGTGAAGGCGTATCGCCGCGAGATCATGGCTGACCAGCCGGTGCGTCCGGACTGGCACCGCTACATGATCGTGCTCGCGCACGCGCAGGGGTACACGGTCGCCGAGGTGCCGGTGCCGTTGTATCCGCGGCACGCGGGGAAGTCGAAGTTCGGGCTGAGCCGCATTCCCATCGGCGTGCTCGACATGCTGGCGGTGTGGTTCGAGCTGCGCTTCGGGCAGAAGCCGTTGCTGGCGTTCGGGATGCTCGGCGCCGCGTTGTTCGCGCTCGGCGTGCTCGCCGGGCTGGCGGCTTTGGTCGTGCTGCTGACGCAGGGTATCGGGTTGCGCTGGGTATGGACGTTGATCCAGACCTGCCTCATCCTCGGCTCGGTGTTCTTCGCCACGGGACTGCTTGGCGAGCAGATCGCCGTGACGCGGGCGGAGCAGCGGGAGTTGCGGCGGTTGTTGGAGGAAGCGACGGCGAGGGATCGCGCCGGCCGATGAGCGGCCCCCGCGTCCTGTTCGTCACGCACAACTATCCCCGCCACTCCACGGACGCCGCGGGATCGTTCCTGCATCGCCTCGCGCTGGCATTGCGCGCGGGTGGCTGCGAGATCCACGTGTTGACGCCCTCGGCGCCGGGCCTGCCACGCGAGGAGACGCTCGACGGCGTCTCGATCAGGCGCTTCCGCTATGCGCCGAGTGGAATGGAATCGCTCGCGTACACGGGTACGATGGCAGAACAGGTGCTGGGCACCCTGCGCGGAAAGGCGGCACTGGCTGGACTGCTGACCGTGGGGACGATGGCGGTGCGGCGGGCCATCGAGGAAGTCGCGCCAGACCTCGTGCACGCACACTGGTGGTTCCCGTCGGGCCTGCTGGCGCTCGGCGCCGACCGCGAGGTGCCGGTCATCACGACGATGCACGGCAGCGACGTACGCCTCGCGCGCAAGGTGAAGTATGTGCATCCGCTGTTCCGCCGCGTGATGCGGCGCTCGGCAGCGGTCACGGCGGTCTCGGGCTGGTTGGCCGGTGAGGCGCGTGCGATGGCGCCAAAGGCGAACATCGAAGTGGCGCCGATGCCGGCCGACACCGGCCTGTTCACGGCGAAGAAGACGCCGCGCTTGCCGGGGCGCTTCCTGTTTGTCGGCCGCCTCAACGATCAGAAGGGTGCGGCCGACCTGCTCGAGGCGCTGTCCTGGGCGCCGCAGTGCACGGTGGACATCGTCGGTGAGGGCGAGCTGCGCGACGCGCTGCGCCGGAGGGCAGATGCGCTGGGGGTCGCCGACCGTGTGCATTGGCATCCGGCGGCTGAACGCCAAGCGCTTCCGGATCTCTTCCGCCGCTCACTCGCCGTTGTGATGCCCTCGCGAGAGGAAGGGCTCGGCCTGGTGGCCGTCGAGGCGCAGCTCTGCGCGACGCCGGTGATCGCCTACAAGAGCGGCGGACTCACCGACATCGTGAGTCACGAGTGGGCCGGTGTGTTGGTCCCGACTGGCGACACGCGGGCGATGGCCGACGCGATGACGCGATTCGCCGAGCGGCCGGAGCGCTCCGATGCCGATGGCACGACGGCACGCGCCGCGATGGTCGATCGTTTCTCGCCGTCGGCAGTTGCCGCGAACTATCGCGGACTCTACGAGGCCGTCCTGAGCGAGCGGAACTGAGTGCGCGCGACCTGGCGTGTCGCGCAGGCCCTGTTCGTGCTCGCGGTGCTTGGCTTCGCGGCACGGCTTGTCGCTCGCCACTGGGCCGAGCTGCGCGCATTGTCCGCGTCACTGACCCCGGCTTGGGGAGCCATCGCGTGGTCCTGCGGCATTGTCCTCGTGAGCTACGCGGTGCTCATCGCCACCTGGCAGGCGATGCTGCGGGCTTGGGGCTCGCCAATCGGGGCCCTCGACGGCGCGCGGATCTGGTTCGTGTCCAACCTCGGGCGCTACCTCCCGGGCAAGGTCTGGCAGATCGCCGCGATGGGTGTGATGGCACAGCGTGTGGGTGTCGCGCCTGAGGCGGCCGTGGGAAGTTCGTTGGTGATTGCGGTGGTGAACATCCTCGCGGGATTCTCCGTCGCCGCGCTGACGGGCGCGGAGACGTACCGCTTACTGGGGATTGCGGGCCCGGCGCTCTGGGGGCCCATCGTGCTCCTTGTTGTCGGCACGCTTTCCCTGCCGTGGACGCTGGCGCCGGCGCTGCGACTGCTCGGCCGGCTCACGAAGCGGCAGATCGTCGAGCCAAGACTGCCCGTCTCCGCCATCGCTGTCGCGTTTCTTGGATGCGCACTGGCCTGGGCCCTCTACGGCGTCGCCTTTCAGGAGCTGTCGATCGGTCTGATCCCAGGCGCCGGCGCTGGAGAAGCCGGCCCATACGTGGCAGTTTTCACCCTGTCCTACTTGGCGGGCTTCCTGGCCCTCTTTGCCCCTGGCGGCATCGGGGTACGGGAGGTGTCGCTGGGAGCCCTGCTTGTCGGGACGGGCCTGAGCACGGCCGCCGAGGCGACGGTGTTGGTGCTGGCCTCGCGGCTGTGGTTGACCCTGTTGGAGATCCTGCCCGGCCTGATGTTCCTCGCGTGGCCTCGGTCGCGCGCCACGCTTCGCGAATCCGTTCCGCCCACGACGTGACGACCGCCTCGACGCCTTCCGATACCGCCCCGCCATACGCCTTTGCCTGGGCGACGCTCGCCTGCGTGCTGGCCGCGCTCACCTTGGCGCACCCCGCGCTGGGTGGCGCCTTCCTGGTGAATCCAGTCAGCGACCAGTACATCGCCGGCTATCCGTTCCGCGAGTTTGCGGCGGCCTCGCTGCGGGCAGGGGAGGGGATCCCGCAGTGGAATCCCTACCTGATGGGCGGCATGCCGTACATCGCCGCGATGCACGGCGACATCTTCTATCCGACGTTCCTGCTCCGGATGATCCTCCCCACCGACGTCGCGATGACTTGGGGGATGATCCTACACCTGATGCTTGCTGGCGTGGCGGGCTACGCCTTCCTGCGCGCCATCGGTGTGTCCTTTGCCGCAGCCTTGGTCGGCGGCATTGCGTACATGATGAGCGGGCAGGTCGCCTCGCTGGTCTCGCCTGGGCACGACGGCAAGCTGTTCGTCTCGGCGCTGTTGCCCGTGACGATGCTCGTGTTGACCTGGGGAATCCGTGATGGCAGGCGCTTCGCCTGGGGGCTGCTGGCGATCATCGTCGGACTCGGGGTGCTCTCGCCGCATCCGCAGCTGCTGCAGTACCTGTTGCTCGCGAGTGGCGCCTGGGCGCTGATGCTGGCGTTCGGCGGCGTGGGTGCCACGGCCGCTGGCGGCACAGGCGGGCGCGGCGGTTCCGACGGGTCCGTGCTCCCGCGCGGCGAGGCCGTCAAGCGACTTGGCTTCGCTCTCGCTGCGGTCGCGCTCGGGATGCTGATGGGCGCCGTGCAGTACCTGCCGGTGATGGAGTACGTGGACTGGTCACCGCGCGCGGGTGGGCGTGACTACTCGTATGCGACCTCGTTCTCGATGCCGATCGAGGAGCTGTTCAATACGTACCTGCCGCAGTTCACGGGCATCCTCGACAACTATTGGGGCCGCAACGGCATCCACTTCCATTCCGAGTACATCGGTGCTGGCGTGCTGTTTCTCGCCGCCGCGAGTTTCCTGCGTGGCACCAGCGATGCTTCGCGTCGGAAGCTGCTGTGGTTCTTCACGGGCCTGCTGGTGGTGTCGATGCTCTGGGCGCTGGGTGGGAACACGCCGTTCTATCGCATCGTGTACGCGCTTGTGCCGGGCTCCAAGTATTTCCGCGCGCCGAGCACGATCTTCTTCTTGACGACGTTTGCCGCGGCGGTGCTGGCCGCGTTCGGCACGGAGCGGTTGCTCAAGGCGGAGATTCCACGGTTGTGGCTCGGGGTTGGTGCCGGCATCGGCGCGGGCATCGCGCTGCTGGCGACGGTGGGCGTGTTCCAGCAAATGGCGATGACGATTGCCTTGCCGCAGCAGGTGGACAGCGTGGATGCGAATACGAGCGCGGTGGTGATGGGCGCCTGGCGCTCGCTGCTGTTTCTTGGGGCGACGATAGCGATTGCTTACGGCGTCGGGACGAGGAAGCTCACGCCGACGCTCGCCGGGTGGCTGCTTGCGGCGGTCACGGTCGCGGATCTCTGGAGCATCGAGCGGCTGTACTGGAAGTTCATGCCGCCGGCAAACGTGATTTATGCGTCGGATCCCGCGATCGAGCACATCAAGGCCGAGTCAGAGCCGGTGCGGGTGGCGACACTGCCGTTCGACAACGGTGCGGTCTACCACGATCCCAACCTCGCG
This genomic interval from Gemmatimonadaceae bacterium contains the following:
- the lptB gene encoding LPS export ABC transporter ATP-binding protein, whose translation is MSALRGTAEHPAIPARKGPIEGGSVLGAAGLIKTYKKRNVVNNVALELRQGEIVGLLGPNGAGKTTTFYMIAGLIPPDAGSILLDGETITRMPMYQRARRGIGYLSQEPSIFRKLSVEENILAILETLPISRQEREERLESLLDELSIKHLRRSKAFALSGGERRRLEITRALVTQPKFIMLDEPFAGVDPIAVSDIQGIVASLKDRGIGVLISDHNVEQTLDIVDRAYIMFEGAVKVSGPVRDLVFDDTVSEVYFGPTLTARLRARFSEAA
- a CDS encoding glycosyltransferase, producing the protein MSGPRVLFVTHNYPRHSTDAAGSFLHRLALALRAGGCEIHVLTPSAPGLPREETLDGVSIRRFRYAPSGMESLAYTGTMAEQVLGTLRGKAALAGLLTVGTMAVRRAIEEVAPDLVHAHWWFPSGLLALGADREVPVITTMHGSDVRLARKVKYVHPLFRRVMRRSAAVTAVSGWLAGEARAMAPKANIEVAPMPADTGLFTAKKTPRLPGRFLFVGRLNDQKGAADLLEALSWAPQCTVDIVGEGELRDALRRRADALGVADRVHWHPAAERQALPDLFRRSLAVVMPSREEGLGLVAVEAQLCATPVIAYKSGGLTDIVSHEWAGVLVPTGDTRAMADAMTRFAERPERSDADGTTARAAMVDRFSPSAVAANYRGLYEAVLSERN
- the rpoN gene encoding RNA polymerase factor sigma-54, translating into MQQSVRLGQELKANPRLYQAMDMLYMPLLDLQQHLKQELLQNPFLEMLEEDDEEIVESPSAELSEAQVDQEPEQEESLPKEEREDDSRWEEVLLGGLDNGGTNEPADDREPYERVTVDARHLDDHLRDQIALLDLSERDRLLAEEFIGNINEEGYLAASLEDILAGINAVITKAAEATGEAREVPLFKMADAERMLRVMQGLDPSGIAARDLQECLTLQIDAAGLTGTLAARMVHDHFSELIAHKWAEIAKKAGCTPGEAQTAADLLARLNPKPGRAFSGNDGNYVVPDLIVEKIDGEYMVFTNDHNLPRLRLSKSYQEIARDKKKFDAEHKEFITSRLSAAQWLIQAIEQRRQTMLKVMHFIVDRQRDFFEKGVQGLRPLTLREVADAIGMHESTVSRVTNEKFAQTPRGVLPLKYFFSSGLKSTDGEDVSARGIKDTIAKLVAGEDPKDPLTDQALAEILAREGVKIARRTVAKYREDLGILKAQMRKRL
- a CDS encoding flippase-like domain-containing protein, with product MRATWRVAQALFVLAVLGFAARLVARHWAELRALSASLTPAWGAIAWSCGIVLVSYAVLIATWQAMLRAWGSPIGALDGARIWFVSNLGRYLPGKVWQIAAMGVMAQRVGVAPEAAVGSSLVIAVVNILAGFSVAALTGAETYRLLGIAGPALWGPIVLLVVGTLSLPWTLAPALRLLGRLTKRQIVEPRLPVSAIAVAFLGCALAWALYGVAFQELSIGLIPGAGAGEAGPYVAVFTLSYLAGFLALFAPGGIGVREVSLGALLVGTGLSTAAEATVLVLASRLWLTLLEILPGLMFLAWPRSRATLRESVPPTT
- a CDS encoding glycosyltransferase; the protein is MTASSLTAPQPTAAPRVSVLVPAKDEAENLPEFLRQCEEIVRAATVPYEVVVVDDGSDDATAQVLVEQQRKYPWLQVATHRAQRGIADALRTGYLKARGDILVFYPADLQFRPEDIPRLVQPILDGQSDMVTGYKQGKYEKAFVSGIYNGLSRSLFDIPVRDLNNVKAYRREIMADQPVRPDWHRYMIVLAHAQGYTVAEVPVPLYPRHAGKSKFGLSRIPIGVLDMLAVWFELRFGQKPLLAFGMLGAALFALGVLAGLAALVVLLTQGIGLRWVWTLIQTCLILGSVFFATGLLGEQIAVTRAEQRELRRLLEEATARDRAGR